One window of Klebsiella quasivariicola genomic DNA carries:
- the hipB gene encoding type II toxin-antitoxin system antitoxin HipB codes for MNSPQIYSPVQLANYLKLLRQQNHWTQDALARRIGIKQATLSNFENHPDKTTLTTLFKILQSLGVVMTLNAKATETAPAPDNNTDLDW; via the coding sequence ATGAATTCCCCGCAGATATACAGTCCCGTGCAGCTGGCCAATTATCTGAAGCTGCTGCGCCAGCAGAACCACTGGACACAGGATGCGCTGGCCAGGCGGATCGGTATTAAGCAGGCGACGCTGTCCAATTTTGAAAATCACCCCGACAAAACCACCTTAACCACGCTGTTTAAGATCCTCCAGTCGCTGGGGGTGGTGATGACCCTGAACGCCAAAGCCACAGAGACGGCGCCGGCTCCCGATAACAACACGGACCTTGACTGGTAA
- a CDS encoding nucleobase:cation symporter-2 family protein: MSDEHHSGLLYGLEQRIPPLPAFFSALQHVLAGLVGIITPPLIIGATLGLGEWLPYLISMSLLASGIGTFLQSNRVWGMGAGMICMQGTSFAFLGVAVAGGMWVKAQGGGPQDIMAMLFGVNFVAALVPVIVSRFIEPLKKIFTPIITGSVIALIGISLIKVSVINWCGGEKAEDFASMSNIALGAGTLGVIVLLSCAKNRWLRLSSVVVGIVVGCVAAGLSGQFHLHSLGDTLFRLPTLFPFGFQFNSAIFLPVALVSLVCILEAVGDLTANSLISQQSIDDHAFRNRLKGGILADGVSCMVAAMLCAFPNTTFAQNNGVIQMTGVASRYVGRYIGVILILLGLFPPVGELLRQIPAPVLGGATMVMFGCVVAAGIRIITQTPLSRRDVLIVGLAFGAGLGVESVPAFLSHFPPMVGDLFGSAATSGGLVAIALNLILPQEQAATKTIRSQDDRAESV, from the coding sequence ATGTCTGACGAACATCACAGCGGCCTGCTTTACGGCCTTGAACAGCGGATCCCACCGCTTCCGGCTTTTTTCAGCGCCCTCCAGCATGTGCTGGCGGGCCTGGTGGGGATTATCACGCCGCCGCTGATCATCGGCGCGACCCTCGGGCTTGGCGAGTGGCTGCCGTATCTCATCAGTATGTCGCTGCTGGCCTCGGGCATTGGCACCTTTCTGCAGTCCAACCGGGTCTGGGGCATGGGGGCCGGGATGATCTGCATGCAGGGCACCAGCTTCGCCTTTCTTGGCGTGGCGGTGGCCGGGGGGATGTGGGTGAAAGCGCAGGGCGGCGGGCCGCAGGATATTATGGCGATGCTGTTCGGCGTTAACTTTGTCGCCGCGCTGGTGCCGGTGATTGTCAGCCGTTTTATTGAGCCGCTGAAGAAAATCTTTACCCCGATTATTACCGGCAGCGTGATTGCGCTGATCGGCATCAGCCTGATCAAGGTTAGCGTCATCAACTGGTGCGGTGGGGAAAAGGCCGAGGATTTCGCCAGCATGAGCAACATCGCGCTCGGGGCGGGTACCCTCGGGGTTATCGTCCTGCTGAGCTGCGCCAAAAACCGCTGGCTGCGGCTCTCCTCGGTGGTGGTGGGCATTGTCGTGGGCTGTGTGGCGGCGGGGCTGAGCGGTCAGTTCCATCTTCACAGTCTGGGCGACACCCTGTTTCGTCTGCCGACGCTGTTTCCGTTCGGTTTTCAGTTTAACAGCGCGATATTTCTGCCGGTCGCCCTGGTGTCGCTGGTCTGTATTCTGGAGGCGGTGGGCGATCTGACGGCCAACTCGCTGATTTCGCAACAGTCTATTGATGACCATGCTTTTCGTAACCGGCTGAAGGGCGGTATCCTGGCGGACGGCGTTAGCTGTATGGTGGCCGCCATGCTCTGTGCTTTTCCCAACACCACCTTCGCGCAGAACAACGGCGTGATCCAGATGACCGGGGTGGCCAGCCGCTACGTCGGGCGCTACATTGGCGTGATCCTGATCCTGCTTGGACTGTTTCCCCCGGTAGGCGAACTGCTGCGGCAGATCCCGGCGCCGGTACTGGGGGGCGCCACGATGGTGATGTTTGGCTGTGTGGTGGCGGCCGGGATCCGGATTATTACTCAGACCCCGCTGAGCCGTCGCGATGTGCTGATTGTGGGTCTGGCGTTTGGTGCTGGCCTTGGCGTCGAGTCGGTGCCGGCGTTTCTCAGCCATTTTCCGCCGATGGTCGGCGATCTGTTCGGTTCGGCGGCCACCAGCGGTGGGCTGGTAGCGATAGCGCTGAACCTTATTCTGCCGCAGGAGCAGGCGGCGACGAAAACGATAAGGAGTCAGGATGATCGCGCTGAGTCAGTTTAA
- the hpxO gene encoding FAD-dependent urate hydroxylase HpxO gives MKAIVIGAGIGGLSAAVALKQSGIDCDVYEAVKEIKPVGAAISVWPNGVKCMAHLGMGDIMETFGGPLRRMAYRDFRSGENMTQFSLAPLIERTGSRPCPVSRAELQREMLDFWGRESVQFGKRVTRCEEDADGVTVWFTDGSRASGDLLIAADGSHSALRPWVLGFTPPRRYAGYVNWNGLVEIDEALAPGDQWTTFVGEGKRVSLMPVSGGRFYFFFDVPLPAGLAEDRDTLRADLSRYFAGWAPPVQKLIAALDPQTTNRIEIHDIEPFSRLVRGRVALLGDAGHSTTPDIGQGGCAAMEDAVVLGAVFRQTHDIAAALGEYEAQRCDRVRDLVLKARKRCDITHGKDMQLTEAWYQELREETGERIINGMCDTILSGPLG, from the coding sequence ATGAAAGCAATCGTGATTGGCGCCGGCATCGGCGGCTTAAGTGCGGCCGTGGCGCTCAAACAGTCGGGGATCGACTGCGACGTCTATGAAGCGGTGAAAGAGATCAAACCGGTCGGCGCGGCGATTTCCGTGTGGCCCAACGGCGTGAAGTGCATGGCCCACCTCGGCATGGGCGACATCATGGAGACCTTCGGCGGGCCGCTGCGCCGGATGGCGTATCGCGATTTCCGCAGCGGCGAGAACATGACCCAGTTCAGTCTCGCCCCGCTGATCGAACGCACCGGCAGCCGGCCCTGCCCGGTCTCCCGGGCAGAGCTGCAGCGGGAAATGCTGGATTTCTGGGGACGGGAAAGCGTGCAGTTCGGCAAACGCGTCACCCGCTGTGAGGAAGACGCCGACGGCGTGACGGTGTGGTTTACCGATGGCAGCCGCGCCAGCGGCGATCTGCTGATTGCCGCCGACGGCAGCCATTCCGCACTGCGTCCGTGGGTGCTGGGCTTTACCCCGCCGCGCCGCTACGCCGGCTACGTCAACTGGAACGGTCTGGTGGAGATAGATGAAGCGCTGGCACCCGGCGATCAGTGGACCACCTTTGTCGGCGAAGGCAAGCGCGTCTCATTGATGCCGGTCTCCGGCGGCCGGTTCTACTTTTTCTTTGATGTGCCGCTGCCGGCGGGTCTGGCGGAGGATCGCGACACCCTGCGCGCCGACCTCAGCCGCTACTTTGCCGGCTGGGCGCCGCCGGTGCAGAAGCTTATCGCCGCCCTCGATCCGCAGACCACTAACCGCATTGAAATCCATGATATCGAACCGTTCAGCCGCCTGGTACGCGGCCGCGTCGCGCTGCTCGGCGACGCCGGACACAGTACCACCCCGGATATTGGCCAGGGGGGCTGCGCGGCGATGGAAGATGCAGTGGTGCTGGGCGCTGTGTTCCGCCAGACCCACGATATTGCGGCCGCCCTGGGCGAGTATGAAGCCCAGCGCTGCGACCGGGTTCGTGACCTGGTGCTGAAGGCGCGCAAGCGCTGCGATATCACCCACGGGAAGGATATGCAGCTCACCGAAGCCTGGTACCAGGAGCTGCGCGAGGAGACCGGGGAGCGCATTATCAACGGCATGTGCGACACCATCCTCAGCGGGCCGCTGGGCTGA
- the uraD gene encoding 2-oxo-4-hydroxy-4-carboxy-5-ureidoimidazoline decarboxylase gives MIALSQFNGLSKDEAVGLLAPCVAIPAWGETLVSLRPFASRHALLQTAREAMANWGEDELNAALSAHPRIGEKPTGSQAHAALSRQEQSAVDSENERLAQALREGNARYEARFGRVFLIRAKGRSGDEMLQALTRRLQHTADEEVAEALAQLREITMLRLEGVIGE, from the coding sequence ATGATCGCGCTGAGTCAGTTTAACGGCCTGAGTAAAGATGAGGCAGTGGGGCTGCTGGCCCCCTGCGTGGCGATCCCGGCCTGGGGCGAGACGCTGGTGAGCTTGCGACCTTTCGCCAGCCGCCATGCGCTGCTGCAGACCGCCCGGGAGGCGATGGCTAACTGGGGAGAGGACGAGCTGAACGCGGCGCTCAGCGCCCATCCGCGGATCGGTGAAAAGCCGACCGGCAGCCAGGCGCACGCGGCGCTGTCGCGCCAGGAGCAGTCGGCGGTGGACAGCGAGAATGAGCGGCTCGCGCAGGCCCTGCGGGAGGGCAATGCCCGCTACGAGGCCCGTTTTGGCCGGGTGTTTTTAATCCGTGCCAAAGGGCGCAGCGGCGATGAGATGTTGCAGGCGCTGACGCGCCGGCTGCAGCATACCGCCGACGAAGAAGTGGCCGAGGCGCTTGCCCAGCTGCGGGAGATTACGATGTTAAGACTGGAAGGAGTGATTGGCGAATGA
- the uraH gene encoding hydroxyisourate hydrolase, with the protein MSTLSTHILDISTGTPAEGVTVSLSREGETLATLVTNAQGRIATFSDAPLPAGRYCLTAETGAWFTRAGRESVFTRAQIDFVIGEAADDHFHLPFLIAPGGWSTYRGS; encoded by the coding sequence ATGAGCACCCTGAGCACCCATATTCTGGATATTTCCACCGGTACGCCGGCAGAAGGCGTAACGGTCAGCCTGAGCCGGGAGGGCGAGACGCTGGCGACCCTGGTGACCAATGCGCAGGGGCGTATCGCCACCTTCAGCGACGCGCCGCTGCCGGCGGGGCGCTATTGCTTAACGGCGGAAACCGGGGCGTGGTTTACCCGCGCCGGGCGCGAGAGCGTCTTTACCCGGGCGCAGATTGATTTTGTCATCGGCGAGGCGGCAGATGACCATTTCCATCTGCCGTTTCTCATCGCCCCGGGCGGGTGGTCGACCTATCGCGGCAGTTAA